The window GCTTGAACATCTAACCACTTGATGCCCTTTTTCTTCATGAAGAAAACACCACTTGGAGATCAAGCTAGGTGTCCAAAGCATGTAGACCATCACTATAAACCACACTCCTTGGAAAGCTATGCTTGATGATCTCACAAAATTACCAAGAAACTTTTAGGCAAGGCAATACCCATTAAAGTGGTAAGGAGAGAAACAAAGATGACAAGCTGGAGGAGCTTATGGTATTGTCCCTCGATGCCCATGTGGTCAGCAGAGTGATGATGGAATAAGAAGAGTTGTTGAGCAAAGGCAGAGGCTGCTGCGAGTATGGTCAGTTCCTTAGAGACAGCTTTAGGCCTTGCTTGATCAAGGACTAGTGCAAAAACAGCGTAGACTAAGAAGGACATAGATATAGAGGAATGTTCAAAGTTGTGGAGGTGGTTTGAGGGTATGGTGCCATCAGAGTCAAAGGGTTGATGTTTCTTGGGCCCAATAAAGAGCTCCATGGCTATGGAGGCTGATGAAGAGAGCATGATTAAGTAGAGCTCTAGGTGCCTGAACTTGGAAGTTGGGAACCATGGTGATGAATTAAAGGTGTTTGGGTGTAGAGAAAATAGTTTTATGTTGTTGTATAAGTGCCAAAGACCAAGTACAAAGAAGGCAAAACCTGGCGCAACATGTCCCACAAGTGTTCCCATATGTTATGGATTTATGTCTCAATTTTTAGTTTCGTGTTTAAAGAGGGGTTTAAGGATTTGATGATTACTAACACAAAATTTGATTAGTGCTCTGATGGGTTTAATAAAGAGTGGATGTTGAATTTGGAAAGGGGTCTAGAGAATTCGTTTTGGAAAAGTTTACAAGTAATTGACTTTGATGAAGTAAGGAGTGACGAATATGCTTTGGGATTAAGGTGTTTGGCtttgagtctttttttttttggtaagaaatTGGGAGAAAACTCCCAgaatttattaaaaagaaaacatacttCAGTTTACAATAACTTGTCGTGGCCGGAAAGGTCCAACAACATCCTCTTGTAATAAAACAGCAACTTCAATTGGAACCTCATCAAATCTATGAAACCCAAATGGAAGAGAAAAGGCAAGGTTAGCCAAACCATCAGCTAAGCGGTTTGCTTCCCTATACACATGAACAATATGGACCTCCTAGTCCTTGTTTAAAAAGCCATGGCACATTCGTACCAGGAACGACAGAGGATGAGTATCTCCAATCCCTGTCGTAAGGAACTCTACCACCTCCTTAGAGTCAACCTCAAACTCCAATCTACTAATCCCTTTCTCCCAAGCAGCCACCAGACCGTAATACACTCCCCACAGTTCTGCCAACGGGGCTCCACACCTCCCTATGTTTACAGCAAAGCCACCACACCACTCCCCTTCTCCATTCCGCAGTACCCCTCCCGCAGCTGCAGGCCCTGGGTTTCCATGCGACGACCCGTCTGTATTCATCTTCATCCACCCCACCCGAGGTGGCATCCATCCCACCATTATCTCAATTCTCTGCTCAACACTCCTTTGACTCTTATTAGTCTCATTAGCTAGAATCACTTCCTTGGCCAAGTTCCTCAAAAAGCCAATTCTGTCTCTCCAAAGTCGTTTCTCACCAAAGACATCTCCACATCTCCACTTCCACCCCCACCACACAGTCAGAGCAAAAGTCGAGGACCACGGGGTCTCGCTTCCTATTCCATTATCACTGAGATTTTTATAAAGCCATTCAAGTAAAGGCATTGAGAAGAAGGTATGTCTCCGCGCAGCTGGGACAAAACGATCCCATATTCCTCTTATCGCTGGGTAATCTCTAATAACATGGAGAATTGTCTCTATTCCTCCTTTGCAAACTTGACACAAATCCGTTCCACTGAGATGCCGTCTATACCGTTCAGCAGTCGTCATGATTGCATGATTACCAACTAACCAGATAAATATTTTCACTCTCTCAGGCACCACCACACGCCACATACTCCTAAAGAGACTCTCCATATTTTGTCTTGGGGTATCGTCCCGCGTGATCAGCTCATAAACAGACTTTACTGTAAATTGTCCATTCTTAGTCTGACCCCAGGCTAGTCGGTCCTTACTTTCAGTAACAGTATCTACTACCACTGGCGCAAGCTCTTGTCGTGTCTCTTCCGCTACAAAGGGCGCTATCCTAGGTAGATCCCAACCGCCACCTACTACCCACATGTCTCTAGCAATAAGTTCCTCATAGCCTTCTGGTAGCTCTTCAATTGCAGCTATCATAAGTGGTTGGTTTGAGAGCCATCTGTCCGTCCAAAACTTGATCTCTCTCCCAGTTCCAATAATCCAGCTGTGTCCTTTAGCTACCACTTCCCTTATCCCCAGAGCCAAACTTCTCCAAGTAGACGAGCCATTACTTCTCACTCCCGTCCAAGACAAGTCGTGAATATTGCTCACCTTGTATTTACTGCGTAACACTCGAGCCCATAAACTCTCAGTATCATACAACAGCCGCCATCCCACTTTAGCTATCAAAGCCTTATTCATATCTCTCGATTTCCTAATCCCAAGACCTCCCTCGGTTTTCGGCTTGCAGACCTTCTCCCATGAGACCAAGTGTTGACCGCTACCCCATACAAAACTCCTTGATAAACTATCTAGTTTTTCAAGAGTACTTACTGGTAGGATTATGGTACTCATCGAGTGCACTGGCATTGAAGATAGGACCGCCTTTGTCATAGTTACCCTCCCTGCAAGGCTTAGTGTCTGCTTCTTCCACCCAGATAATCTGGAAGCAACTTTCTCAAGAACCTCTCCAAACGTATCCTTATTTATTCTCTTCTGCAATATCGGCATTCCCAAGTATTTTCCCAAATCCCTTGTCGATGCTATACCACTTTCCCGGCTTATTCTTTCCCCTCGTTCTCTAGTCACATTGCTAGAGAAAAAAATTTTAGACTTTGGGAGACTTAGTTTCTGCCCTGAAGCTTTGCAAAACTTCTCCAACACCTTTCTTATCACACGTATTTGCGTTACTGATGCTTCGGCGAAAAGAATCAGGTCATCAGCAAAGCAGATATGTGATAACTGTGGACCCCCTCTCGATAAATTTATGGGCTTCCATCTCTTTTCCTCCACCGCTTCATCTATCAAATGGCAAAGCCTCTTCATGCATAACACAAACAAGTATGGCGACAAGGGGTCTCCTTGTCTGAGCCCTCTCGATGGCTTGAACGGTTCTGTTTTCTCTCCATTCCACAAGATACACATCGAAGGACCAGCTACACATTCCATAATCCTTCCAACCCAAACTTCTGACAAACCTGCAGCTCTTAGCGTGTCCTCTAAGAAATCCCATCGCAGCCTATCATAGGCTTTCTCCAAGTCTAACTTTAGGAGCATCCATCCCTTTCGACCCTTCTTTCTTCTCATCGAGTGAACCGCTTCCTGAACTACCACAATGTTATCAGCACTTAACCTGCTAGGAATGAAACTAGCTTGAGCAGGCCCAATTAGTTTCTTCATAATTCCCTTCAATCTCCCTACCATGGCTTTGGTGATTGTTTTGAAAAGCACATTACACAGACTTATTGGCCGAAACTGAGTAATGCTCTCCGGCTTGGTCACTTTCGGTATTAAGACCACGAGAGCGTCATTAGTATTCTCTGGTAGCTTCCCAGTCTCAAAAAATTGAGTAGCAAATCTAACCACAGAATCCCCTACTGTTTCCCAACATCTCTGATAGAAAACCGGTTGGAACCCGTCAGGTCCTGGCGCTTTAAAGCTTCCCATACCTCTTACTGCCTTCTCTACTTCCTCTGCCGAAAAGGTTTTGTTCAGAGAATCATAATCATGATTTGTAAGACTCACAAATCTCCTCACCAATAAGCCTTGAGTATCTGTATCCACATCCTCcaatgaatataattttttaaaatagttcaCCGCTAGCTCTTCCAGTTCCTGAGCCTCTGATACCCATTGATTCTCGTTGTTTCTTAGCATCTCAACTTTGTTTCTCCTTCTCCGTATGATTGTCGACATATGAAAGAATTTAGTGTTCCTGTCACCATGAACAACCCACTTCTCACGCGATTTTTGGAACCAAATAACCTCTTCTTGTTCAAGGACTATCTCGAACTCCTTGAGGTGCTCCCCCTCTTTCACCAGCAACTCGTCAGAAGGGTTTTGTTCAATCCTCTCCTGTATCTCTTTTATTTCCGAAGCTAAaccctccttttttttttgaacattaccAAACACTTCTTTATTCCACTTCCGAAGAGTCACTCCTAGTCTTGTTAAAGCTTCTCTAGTATCAATTTCACGGTCCCATGAAGCTGTTAACAGATCTTGGAACTCGCTATGTTGAAACCATGCCGCCTCAAAACGAAATGGACGACGACCCGCATTTCCTTTCACCTCCGGCGTAAGTTGTAGGTACAAAGGGGCATGGTCGGAGGCCAAAAAGGGAAGGTGTGATACTCTTGCCTCCTGCCACTTAAGTCTAGCTTGGGCACAACATAACACTCTGTCCAACCTCTTTGCGACAAAAGTGCTCTCCGTTTTCCCTCTCTTCCATGTGAACTGATTGCCACCAAATCCCATATCAATTAGAGACATATTATTAATCCAGTCTCCAAACGTTAAGGAATCCTCCGATAATCTTCCGTTTCCTCCACTTCTCTCGTCCAATCTCACAATAGTGTTGAAGTCTCCACCCACAAACACCGGACCAACAGCATTCCTTATCACCTCTCCCAACATATCCCATAGGCCACTCCGACGGCTCGGCGTAGGCGCGGCGTACACAACGATCAAATTTATCCCCTCTGCCCCAGTTCCTATTCTGGCATGGATAAATTGGTCCGAGGACTTAACCACTTCAAGATGTCCTAACTCATCCCTCCATAACAGCCACATACCTCCACTCTGGCCACAAGCATCTACTCTGAACGAATTTTCAAAACCCAATTTCTGACAAATTCGACTCGCGGCTTCACCACCTGCATGAGTTTCGAAAACAGCAAGGATATCTGTTCTGAACTTCTTCACCAAATAACGGATCGATCGGCGGAATTGAGATTTTTTTGCCCTCCGGCAATTCCATAGAATGCACTTCATCAGATCTTTATAATCAATGAGTAAAATTACCGGGGCAAATCGTTATGCCTCCACTCTCTTCGAGGATTCTCCATCCTGCCCCATTCGTGCTTCTGAATCATCAAGAGACAGATTCGCCGTTGTTGCAGGTTGTTCCTGTACCTCCCTATCTTCACCGCCATGCTCAGTGCCTTTCTCGTTAATTCCGATTTCCCCAACACCAGCGAAGGCACCACCTGGCCGGCCAACACACTCGTTTTCAACCCGCAACCTCTTTCCACTCATCGACAGTCCAATTTCGCCCCTCGTTGGGCCGAATACCAGACCTCGTGTAGGCCCAACATTTCTTGATTTAAACTTTAATGGATTTGGGCCTCGTAAATTCCCGGCCTTCTTCTCTTTTCGCAGAACACGAGTTGGAGCTAACGTACGTTTTGCCAAAACCTAAACTGGTCAAGGAAAACCTCGATACCCCTCCTGTGAAAGTAAGAAACGATAGGCAATTTCATGGATTTTTGTGTCTTCACAAAGTCGAAAACGTTAGACTCTGTGTAGAGTTTAAACTGAAGAAAAAAGAGGTTGAAGAAGCTAGCAAAGAACCAGAAGAATTCCTGCAAAAAGATGACCCATTGTTGGCAGAGGATGAAGATTCAGATGAAGACAATGATCGATTTGATTACTGCGACGATTCTGATGGAGCAACGTCTGATGACGAAAACTTTACCTCATATGGGTTTCCGCCAGACCAAGTACAAGAGAGTCAGGGATCTCCTACAAAGATGAGTTCAGCGACAGTTCTAAAGACACCAAAAGGAGATTGTACGCATAATAGGTTCGACTTGAGCTCTTTCAAACTGGAAGTGGGGCAGAGTTTTGATTCAAAAGATGCATTGGCTACACGTCTGAAGATCTGTTCAGTCGTCCACAAATTCGATTTTGATGTGGATAAATCTACCCCTACGCTGTGGTTTGTAAAATGTTGGGTAAAAGGATGTACGTGGAAGCTTAGAGCTACACCAGTAGGTGAATCTTCAAGGTTCACAATCCGAGTATATGTAGATGAACATTCATGCTCAGTAACAGAGCGTTCGTCTCGTTCTCGACAAGCTACTCCTGAAATTCTTGGCCTCTTGTACAAAGACTATATTGGTGGGGTTGATCGAACTATTTTGCCACGTCATGTTGAGAGTGCTATGAACATGAGCTTCGGAATCAAGGTTTGTTGACTACGCTTTTTACATTGAATCTAATGTCTTATCTGACCTTACTTGTTTTTGACCTTGGTGCTGTTTATTGTATATCGCAGATGGATTACTGGAAATCTCATCGTACACTTATAGTTGCTAGAGATCTCGTAATGGGTTCATCGGAGAATGGATATAAGGAGTTACCTTCTTACCTGCACAAGATTAGAATGGAAAATCCTGGGACCTTAGCTCGACTGGAACACACATGTAGAATTTGGAGAAAGTTGCAGACAAGAAGCGGCCAAGGAAGGAACACACATGTAGAATTTGTAACCATGTGGGACACAATTCTACAACATGTCCTCTTAAGTGATGAGTATTCTATTTAGTTTCTTGGTATACTCTGTTGGTGTTTCATTACTATTTAGTTCATTTcctattaagatttttttttaaatatatcagAACTATTTAACCATGGTCTAGATCTTTAAGAATCCTGCGTGCGAAAGTTGAACTGAAGAAGCATAGTAAGAGGACGAATCCAAAGCATTTGCCTTGGTGTCCCTTTGCCattttattttctagaaaataagTTGATTATGCTTTACATTCCCGAGTAAAGAACCACCTCATGGTTTTATAGTATATTAGATTTTACTTTAAACAAAACACATCCTCATAAACGCAAAGCCAAAAACCAAACAAGTTATAAATCCGCTAAAGCCTAAAACCATCAAGTTATACATCCGCTAAAGCCAAAAACCATCAAGTTATACATCCgtctaaaaccaaaaaaacatcaAGTTACATCTCTAAAGCTAGAAACCAAACTATTCGGCTGTCTTAGTCACCTCCTCATAAATATCTCCTGCCAACTTCAAGCGCAATTGTGTTATAATCTGATCATTCAAGCCATCAAAGTTACGTCCAAGAGCTAGACATTCAATTTACATCAAAGAGTACACACCGCAATCTCCCGGGTTCTCATTTTGGGGGATCTTCTTGTGCCTAATATAACCGAACTGCTTTCCACTTTTCGTTCTCGTTTTAGCAGGCACCATCTTGTTAAGCAATGCTGGTATCATTCTCATGAAAGGCCGGCATGCCTCTTTCATCTCCTTATCACTCACATGTGTGCAAATACTATCATAGACATGAATTTTCCCCTTAAGCAGCTCGATGCGTAGAGCAACCCAGTGATCTCCATTAACATGGTGGCAGAGGAAAAGATCGTCGACGTCTGCAATCCACTTATTACCTGTGACAAAATCATCCGGGTGTTCTCCATTAAAAGCCTTGGTGTACATTTCTGACAACTCAGTGTTCTGGTCCCAGCTCTTGTAGTCGTTCACCCATGAGTTCACAAACCAGTGAGACAGAAATGCAATTCGAGAAGAGGAATATGGAGACTGTTCTTGCCTGGACCGTCTGTGAAACATAAGCATTGCTGCTGCAATGTGCTAAGACAAGACACAATTTACAGTCAGCAACCAGCCGTAGAGATTAAAAATCAGAAATTAAACTTACGGAGTCATTCAACCAGCCGTAGTCTTTTGTTGGCCAATCATCCCTAGGTATCAATAACTTCAAGAAAAATCCAGCACTTTCAGCTCCAACACCAGGCTCCTTTGCTTCCCtacaaacaagaaaaataaattattagacTATCGAAATAAGAAGCAAGGATGTACAAGAGGAAACTTACAAATCAGAGTTGATGAAGTCCAAAACTTTCTGCAGTTTCTCTGCCTCCACCTTAGCTAATGGGTCATAAGGTTCCTTGGAGACTTTCTCACCACTTATAATACGCTTCACTGTTGAATTTCCAACAAACGGCCAAACTTGAGTCTTTGTCAACTGAGGCTTGCGTCTGCGTGTAGGCTCCTTCAAATTTGAAGCAAGTGCTTCCAACACCGCCCTACATTTTACACTTCTCCCACAGTAGATGATTTTCCAAATCTTTTGAAGATATGGATTCATCATTTAGCTGTGGGATCTCGAAGGCCTTCTCTTGCTTAACTCTTCTTGGTGGAATTCCAGCTTTCTTCCCAGTCTTTATCACCACTTCAGTCGTAAGATTCTGTGTGCTATCCATCGTCTTCTTATCTTTTTTCTCCTTcttcacaacacaatcaactgGCAGTCCATCTTGTGAATTGATCTTCTTCTGAACAATCCATGACTGAGAAATAGACGGTGAGAATTagtatacaattttaaaaaaaattacaagaaCAAATGATAAAGAATTGTACCAAGTCATTGCTACAAGCACCATCTTCCTCATCCTCATACGCTTTGGAGGTGGCGACATCAGGAGCAATGTTCACATCAGCGTTGTTTTTACTATCATTTATTTGTGCCTCCAATTTTGCAATCTGATTCCGTAAGTCAGACTCATATGCTCGCACTCTTGCTTCCACCTTAGAGTCAATAGTAGCATCTAATGCTTTAGTAACCTTGTCAGCTACACTATCATCGATGCCTTCTATTTTCGCAGTGAGGATTTTAACCAACTCAGCTAACCCACTTATGGCAACGTTGTGAGCTGCAGCCTTCATATGCATAGGCAAAACAAAACCATgtcattaacaaaataaattaaaaaaaagacatttttcTATTACTAACTACAAGAACATTTTGTACATACCATATCAGATGCTTCACTTCCATCAGCAGGTTCTTTGTCTTTTCTTCGCATAGTAGAAGGCCTCTGGTTTGGAACAACAGATGCGGCAACACCATTTTTTCTCTTCTGGCATTTGGTAGTGGGCACTGCATCCCAAAACTTCTCATTTAGCTGACCATTAAGGATGTCTTTTATCATGTTGTCC is drawn from Brassica rapa cultivar Chiifu-401-42 chromosome A05, CAAS_Brap_v3.01, whole genome shotgun sequence and contains these coding sequences:
- the LOC117133936 gene encoding uncharacterized protein LOC117133936, coding for MMNPYLQKIWKIIYCGRSVKCRAVLEALASNLKEPTRRRKPQLTKTQVWPFVGNSTVKRIISGEKVSKEPYDPLAKVEAEKLQKVLDFINSDLEAKEPGVGAESAGFFLKLLIPRDDWPTKDYGWLNDSHIAAAMLMFHRRSRQEQSPYSSSRIAFLSHWFVNSWVNDYKSWDQNTELSEMYTKAFNGEHPDDFVTGNKWIADVDDLFLCHHVNGDHWVALRIELLKGKIHVYDSICTHVSDKEMKEACRPFMRMIPALLNKMVPAKTRTKSGKQFGYIRHKKIPQNENPGDCGVYSLM